A genomic window from Sulfurimonas paralvinellae includes:
- a CDS encoding cold-shock protein produces the protein MAELMDGSVKWFNDEKGYGFIQQDNGGADVFVHFRQVNNNTGGRVSLAEGQRVTFEIGEGQKGPQAENVTPL, from the coding sequence ATGGCAGAATTAATGGACGGATCAGTTAAATGGTTCAATGACGAAAAAGGTTATGGTTTTATTCAACAAGATAATGGCGGAGCAGATGTATTCGTACATTTTCGTCAAGTAAACAACAACACAGGTGGAAGAGTTTCTCTTGCAGAAGGTCAAAGAGTAACATTCGAAATCGGTGAAGGTCAAAAAGGCCCACAAGCTGAGAACGTAACTCC